The Theropithecus gelada isolate Dixy chromosome 11, Tgel_1.0, whole genome shotgun sequence genome includes a region encoding these proteins:
- the CDCA3 gene encoding cell division cycle-associated protein 3 isoform X3, giving the protein MGSAKSVPVTPARPPPHNKHLARVADPRSPSAGILRTPIQVESSPQPGLPAGEQLEGLKHAQDSDPRSPTLGIARTPMKTSSGDPPSPLVKQLSEVFETEDSKSNLPPEPVLPPEAPLSSELDLPLGTQLSAEEQMPPWNQTEFPSKQVFSKEEARQPTETPAASQSSDKPSRDPETPRSSG; this is encoded by the exons ATGGGCTCAGCCAAGAGCGTCCCAGTCACACCAGCGCGGCCTCCGCCGCACAACAAGCATCTGGCTCGAGTGGCGGACCCCCGTTCACCTAGTGCTGGCATCCTGCGCACTCCCATCCAG GTGGAGAGCTCTCCACAGCCAGGCCTACCAGCAGGGGAGCAACTGGAGGGTCTTAAACATGCCCAGGACTCAGATCCTCGCTCTCCTACTCTTGGTATTGCTCGGACACCTATGAAGACCAGCAGTGGAG ACCCCCCAAGCCCACTGGTGAAACAGCTGAGTGAAGTATTTGAAACTGAAGACTCTAAATCAAATCTTCCCCCAGAGCCTGTTCTGCCCCCGGAGGCACCTTTATCTTCTGAATTGGACTTGCCTCTGGGTACCCAGTTATCTGCTGAGGAACAGATGCCACCTTGGAACCAGACTGAGTTCCCCTCCAAACAGGTGTTTTCCAAGGAGGAAGCAAGACAGCCCACAGAAACCCCTGCGGCCAGCCAGAGCTCTGACAAGCCCTCAAGGGACCCTGAGACTCCCAGATCTTCAG GGTAA
- the CDCA3 gene encoding cell division cycle-associated protein 3 isoform X2, which produces MGSAKSVPVTPARPPPHNKHLARVADPRSPSAGILRTPIQVESSPQPGLPAGEQLEGLKHAQDSDPRSPTLGIARTPMKTSSGEPVLPPEAPLSSELDLPLGTQLSAEEQMPPWNQTEFPSKQVFSKEEARQPTETPAASQSSDKPSRDPETPRSSGSMRNRWKPNSSKVLGRSPLTILQDDNSPGTLTLRQGKRPSPLSENVSELKEGAILGTGRPLKTGGRTWEQGQDHDKENQHFPLVES; this is translated from the exons ATGGGCTCAGCCAAGAGCGTCCCAGTCACACCAGCGCGGCCTCCGCCGCACAACAAGCATCTGGCTCGAGTGGCGGACCCCCGTTCACCTAGTGCTGGCATCCTGCGCACTCCCATCCAG GTGGAGAGCTCTCCACAGCCAGGCCTACCAGCAGGGGAGCAACTGGAGGGTCTTAAACATGCCCAGGACTCAGATCCTCGCTCTCCTACTCTTGGTATTGCTCGGACACCTATGAAGACCAGCAGTGGAG AGCCTGTTCTGCCCCCGGAGGCACCTTTATCTTCTGAATTGGACTTGCCTCTGGGTACCCAGTTATCTGCTGAGGAACAGATGCCACCTTGGAACCAGACTGAGTTCCCCTCCAAACAGGTGTTTTCCAAGGAGGAAGCAAGACAGCCCACAGAAACCCCTGCGGCCAGCCAGAGCTCTGACAAGCCCTCAAGGGACCCTGAGACTCCCAGATCTTCAG GTTCTATGCGCAATAGATGGAAACCAAACAGCAGCAAGGTACTAGGGAGATCCCCCCTCACCATCCTGCAGGATGACAACTCCCCTGGCACCCTGACACTACGACAG GGTAAGCGGCCTTCACCCCTAAGTGAAAATGTTAGTGAACTAAAGGAAGGAGCCATTCTTGGAACTGGACGACCTCTGAAAACTGGAGGACGAACATGGGAACAAGGCCAGGACCATGACAAGGAAAATCAGCACTTTCCCTTGGTGGAGAGCTAG
- the CDCA3 gene encoding cell division cycle-associated protein 3 isoform X1: MGSAKSVPVTPARPPPHNKHLARVADPRSPSAGILRTPIQVESSPQPGLPAGEQLEGLKHAQDSDPRSPTLGIARTPMKTSSGDPPSPLVKQLSEVFETEDSKSNLPPEPVLPPEAPLSSELDLPLGTQLSAEEQMPPWNQTEFPSKQVFSKEEARQPTETPAASQSSDKPSRDPETPRSSGSMRNRWKPNSSKVLGRSPLTILQDDNSPGTLTLRQGKRPSPLSENVSELKEGAILGTGRPLKTGGRTWEQGQDHDKENQHFPLVES; this comes from the exons ATGGGCTCAGCCAAGAGCGTCCCAGTCACACCAGCGCGGCCTCCGCCGCACAACAAGCATCTGGCTCGAGTGGCGGACCCCCGTTCACCTAGTGCTGGCATCCTGCGCACTCCCATCCAG GTGGAGAGCTCTCCACAGCCAGGCCTACCAGCAGGGGAGCAACTGGAGGGTCTTAAACATGCCCAGGACTCAGATCCTCGCTCTCCTACTCTTGGTATTGCTCGGACACCTATGAAGACCAGCAGTGGAG ACCCCCCAAGCCCACTGGTGAAACAGCTGAGTGAAGTATTTGAAACTGAAGACTCTAAATCAAATCTTCCCCCAGAGCCTGTTCTGCCCCCGGAGGCACCTTTATCTTCTGAATTGGACTTGCCTCTGGGTACCCAGTTATCTGCTGAGGAACAGATGCCACCTTGGAACCAGACTGAGTTCCCCTCCAAACAGGTGTTTTCCAAGGAGGAAGCAAGACAGCCCACAGAAACCCCTGCGGCCAGCCAGAGCTCTGACAAGCCCTCAAGGGACCCTGAGACTCCCAGATCTTCAG GTTCTATGCGCAATAGATGGAAACCAAACAGCAGCAAGGTACTAGGGAGATCCCCCCTCACCATCCTGCAGGATGACAACTCCCCTGGCACCCTGACACTACGACAG GGTAAGCGGCCTTCACCCCTAAGTGAAAATGTTAGTGAACTAAAGGAAGGAGCCATTCTTGGAACTGGACGACCTCTGAAAACTGGAGGACGAACATGGGAACAAGGCCAGGACCATGACAAGGAAAATCAGCACTTTCCCTTGGTGGAGAGCTAG
- the CDCA3 gene encoding cell division cycle-associated protein 3 isoform X4 — protein sequence MKTSSGDPPSPLVKQLSEVFETEDSKSNLPPEPVLPPEAPLSSELDLPLGTQLSAEEQMPPWNQTEFPSKQVFSKEEARQPTETPAASQSSDKPSRDPETPRSSG from the exons ATGAAGACCAGCAGTGGAG ACCCCCCAAGCCCACTGGTGAAACAGCTGAGTGAAGTATTTGAAACTGAAGACTCTAAATCAAATCTTCCCCCAGAGCCTGTTCTGCCCCCGGAGGCACCTTTATCTTCTGAATTGGACTTGCCTCTGGGTACCCAGTTATCTGCTGAGGAACAGATGCCACCTTGGAACCAGACTGAGTTCCCCTCCAAACAGGTGTTTTCCAAGGAGGAAGCAAGACAGCCCACAGAAACCCCTGCGGCCAGCCAGAGCTCTGACAAGCCCTCAAGGGACCCTGAGACTCCCAGATCTTCAG GGTAA